One Branchiostoma lanceolatum isolate klBraLanc5 chromosome 18, klBraLanc5.hap2, whole genome shotgun sequence DNA window includes the following coding sequences:
- the LOC136424855 gene encoding androgen-induced gene 1 protein-like isoform X11: MGHTVFFGSCVLADLIEGVLGKKAAGLRKVQDYVLASVLFPMSMIVTVVFWGMYAVDRELIFPAALDKIIPPWVNHVWHTTVVPVLLLEMYLVHHRHPSRQAGLTGAVTVGIVYLIWVLIVAQVGGFWVYPFMAAMSNFQFFLFCCFVAVIGCSFYLLGEFCNKIFWGSMETSRKGKKRA, from the exons ATGGGCCACACTGTGTTCTTTGGGAGCTGTGTGCTGGCGGACTTGATAGAAGGAGTGCTGGGTAAGAAAGCTGCCGGGCTGAGGAAAGTGCAGGACTATGTACTGGCTTCTGTGCTGTTCCCTATGAGCATG ATCGTGACAGTCGTGTTCTGGGGGATGTACGCCGTTGATCGAGAACTGATCTTTCCAGCGGCCCTGGACAAGATCATCCCACCCTGGGTCAACCACGTCTGG CACACGACCGTAGTGCCTGTCCTGTTGCTGGAGATGTACCTGGTTCACCACAGGCACCCTTCACGTCAGGCAGGCCTCACTGGAGCGGTCACCGTTGGGATTGTATACCTTATATG GGTGCTGATTGTTGCCCAGGTCGGAGGGTTCTGGGTTTACCCCTTCATGGCGGCCATGAGCAACTTCCAGTTCTTCCTGTTCTGCTGCTTCGTGGCGGTTATAGGCTGCAGTTTCTACCTACTGGGGGAGTTCTGCAACAAAATCTTCTGGG GATCCATGGAAACGTCAAGAAAGGGGAAAAAGAGGGCATAA
- the LOC136424555 gene encoding 2-Hydroxyacid oxidase 1-like, which yields MSENVHPKATSVAEFEKAANEKLSEFVRTYYSHPGEGGQTHRDNCRAFKRYRLIPRNLRDVYIRDTSVTVLGSKLDFPVAIAPTAVHKLAHPDAEVATAKGAASMNTSMVLSSWSHCSLEQVAAAAPRGVRWFYLLFYRDRGRMKRLLERAEWAGYTALVLTVDSPIYPFTLRKTPVVFPVQFRLPNVWLDDDVVPGSPGSLEQGSALTKITKNAATWEDVKWVKKNTRLPVVLKGILSGSIPEDARTAVDLGVSGIYVSNHGGREQDGLPATIDVLPDIVRAVGGEAEVYLDGGVRTGTDVLKALALGARCVFIGRPALWGLACNGAEGVQQVLQILKDELSLAMARAGT from the exons ATGTCTGAGAACGTTCACCCTAAGGCGACGTCTGTGGCGGAGTTTGAGAAAGCCGCAAACGAGAAACTGTCGGAGTTTGTTCGGACGTACTACAGTCatcctggggaggggggtcagaCGCACAGGGACAACTGCCGGGCGTTCAAACG GTACCGCCTCATCCCGCGGAACCTGCGTGACGTGTACATCCGGGACACTTCGGTCACCGTGCTGGGGTCTAAGCTGGATTTCCCGGTAGCAATTGCGCCAACGGCTGTTCACAAACTTGCCCATCCAGATGCGGAGGTGGCCACTGCTAAAG GCGCGGCCTCCATGAACACATCGATGGTCCTGAGCTCCTGGTCGCACTGCTCCTTGGAACAGGTGGCTGCCGCGGCTCCGCGGGGGGTCCGCTGGTTCTACCTGCTGTTCTACCGAGACCGAGGCCGGATGAAGCGGCTCCTGGAGCGGGCAGAGTGGGCGGGCTACACCGCCTTAGTCCTCACCGTCGACTCCCCTATTTACCCGTTTACTCTTCGCAAGACTCCCGTAGTTTTTCCTGTACAATTCAG GTTACCGAACGTTTGGCTGGATGACGACGTTGTTCCCGGCTCTCCCGGCTCCCTGGAACAGGGATCTGCTCTAACCAAGATCACGAAGAACGCTGCAACGTGGGAAGACGTGAAGTGGGTTAAGAAGAACACCCGGCTGCCGGTCGTGCTGAAAGGGATTCTCTCCGGTAGTATAC CTGAAGACGCGAGGACTGCAGTGGACCTGGGTGTTTCCGGTATCTACGTGTCGAACCATGGCGGCCGGGAGCAGGACGGCTTGCCGGCTACG ATTGACGTTCTTCCCGACATCGTCCGCGCGGTTGGCGGCGAGGCGGAGGTTTACCTGGACGGAGGGGTCCGGACTGGGACGGACGTGCTGAAGGCCTTGGCGCTGGGGGCCAGATGTGTGTTCATCGGCAGGCCCGCTCTCTGGGGACTCGCTTGTAAC GGTGCAGAAGGTGTTCAGCAGGTCCTACAGATCCTGAAAGATGAACTCAGTTTGGCCATGGCCAGGGCGGGTACGTAA
- the LOC136424853 gene encoding 2-Hydroxyacid oxidase 1-like, producing the protein MSENVHPKSTSLAEFEKAANEKLPEFVRTYYSHPGEGGQTYRDNCRAFKRYRLVPRNLRDVYIRDTSVTVLGSKLNLPVAIAPTSIHKLGHPEAERATARGAASMNTAMVLSSWSHFSLEQVAAAAPRGVLWFYLLFYRDRGRMKRLLERAERAGYTAIVLTVDTPLFPFSLRRKPVVYPIQFSLPNIWLDDVAPGLPGSTEHDAYLKKIVKEAATWEDVKWVKNNTRLPIVLKGILSAEDARTAMDLGVSGIYVSNHGGREQDGVPATIDVLPDIVRAVGGEAEVYLDGGVRTGTDVLKALALGARCVFIGRPALWGLACNGAEGVQRVLQIMKDELSLAMARAGCAKISDIQPSLVVHQSYYGVPPMAKY; encoded by the exons ATGTCTGAGAACGTTCATCCCAAGTCAACGTCTTTGGCGGAGTTTGAGAAAGCTGCAAACGAGAAACTGCCGGAGTTTGTTCGGACGTACTACAGCcaccctggggaggggggtcagaCTTACAGGGACAACTGCCGGGCTTTTAAACG CTACCGTCTCGTCCCGCGGAACCTCCGTGACGTCTACATCCGGGACACTTCCGTGACTGTGCTGGGCTCCAAGTTAAATCTCCCAGTAGCCATTGCGCCAACTAGTATTCACAAACTTGGCCATCCAGAGGCGGAACGAGCAACAGCTAGAG GAGCAGCCTCCATGAACACAGCCATGGTCCTGAGCTCCTGGTCGCACTTCTCCTTAGAACAGGTGGCTGCCGCGGCTCCGCGGGGGGTCCTTTGGTTCTACCTGCTGTTCTACCGAGACCGAGGCCGGATGAAGCGGCTCCTGGAGCGGGCAGAGCGGGCGGGCTACACCGCCATAGTCCTCACCGTGGATACGCCGCTCTTTCCGTTTTCCCTTCGCCGGAAACCTGTCGTTTACCCAATCCAATTCAG TTTGCCGAATATCTGGTTGGATGACGTCGCCCCTGGCCTCCCAGGTTCTACAGAACACGACGCGTATCTTAAGAAAATTGTGAAGGAAGCGGCGACTTGGGAAGACGTGAAGTGGGTCAAAAACAACACCAGGCTACCAATCGTGCTTAAAGGCATTCTCTCTG CTGAAGACGCGAGGACTGCAATGGACCTGGGTGTTTCCGGTATCTACGTGTCTAACCATGGTGGCCGGGAGCAGGATGGCGTGCCGGCTACG ATCGACGTCCTACCGGACATCGTCCGCGCGGTTGGCGGTGAGGCGGAGGTTTACCTGGACGGAGGGGTCCGGACTGGGACGGACGTGCTGAAGGCCTTGGCGCTGGGGGCCAGATGTGTGTTCATCGGCAGGCCCGCACTCTGGGGTCTCGCTTGTAAC GGTGCCGAGGGTGTTCAGCGGGTCCTACAGATCATGAAGGATGAACTCAGTCTGGCAATGGCAAGGGCGG GCTGTGCGAAGATATCAGACATTCAGCCGTCATTAGTTGTGCACCAGTCATACTATGGTGTACCACCGATGGCTAAGTATTAA
- the LOC136424855 gene encoding androgen-induced gene 1 protein-like isoform X10 encodes MNINTGSLLKPTLQAEMGHTVFFGSCVLADLIEGVLGKKAAGLRKVQDYVLASVLFPMSMIVTVVFWGMYAVDRELIFPAALDKIIPPWVNHVWHTTVVPVLLLEMYLVHHRHPSRQAGLTGAVTVGIVYLIWVLIVAQVGGFWVYPFMAAMSNFQFFLFCCFVAVIGCSFYLLGEFCNKIFWGSMETSRKGKKRA; translated from the exons ATGGGCCACACTGTGTTCTTTGGGAGCTGTGTGCTGGCGGACTTGATAGAAGGAGTGCTGGGTAAGAAAGCTGCCGGGCTGAGGAAAGTGCAGGACTATGTACTGGCTTCTGTGCTGTTCCCTATGAGCATG ATCGTGACAGTCGTGTTCTGGGGGATGTACGCCGTTGATCGAGAACTGATCTTTCCAGCGGCCCTGGACAAGATCATCCCACCCTGGGTCAACCACGTCTGG CACACGACCGTAGTGCCTGTCCTGTTGCTGGAGATGTACCTGGTTCACCACAGGCACCCTTCACGTCAGGCAGGCCTCACTGGAGCGGTCACCGTTGGGATTGTATACCTTATATG GGTGCTGATTGTTGCCCAGGTCGGAGGGTTCTGGGTTTACCCCTTCATGGCGGCCATGAGCAACTTCCAGTTCTTCCTGTTCTGCTGCTTCGTGGCGGTTATAGGCTGCAGTTTCTACCTACTGGGGGAGTTCTGCAACAAAATCTTCTGGG GATCCATGGAAACGTCAAGAAAGGGGAAAAAGAGGGCATAA